A stretch of the Sorangium aterium genome encodes the following:
- a CDS encoding ferritin-like domain-containing protein, with protein MLRRRAERMYEEELDLSRPIAWESEGERQAAIAFFNAAFRAEESGLMQAHALADEVSGWDPELGECLRLYGDEEGWHRELLTKFLAHIGGEVRPMGRVTGTFYRLYGRARRVETIVLTNLMFETIGSTTYRLALREARYPAVRQMLTILTRDESFHVPLNVHFLREALKRSPPSMRIRLRAIYTTLFAALLGSAAASRRRALAFDRIPFQVLASAYAEHLGRLFVHESDLDFAPPELLLRLFGHSRRALASSEDPSAVSVLSAEAAVDRERVVVTALGDARRPHAPRGPREKPPSAPAVARDAGRRS; from the coding sequence ATGCTGCGCCGCCGCGCGGAGCGGATGTACGAGGAAGAGCTCGACCTCTCCCGGCCGATCGCGTGGGAGAGCGAGGGAGAGCGCCAGGCCGCGATCGCGTTCTTCAACGCCGCGTTCCGCGCCGAGGAGTCCGGCCTCATGCAGGCGCATGCCCTGGCCGACGAGGTGAGCGGCTGGGACCCCGAGCTCGGCGAGTGCCTGCGGCTCTACGGCGACGAGGAGGGGTGGCACCGCGAGCTGCTCACGAAGTTCCTCGCGCACATCGGCGGCGAGGTCCGGCCGATGGGCCGCGTCACCGGCACCTTTTACCGCCTGTACGGCCGCGCGAGGCGGGTGGAGACGATCGTGCTCACGAACCTCATGTTCGAGACCATCGGCTCGACGACCTACCGCCTCGCGCTGCGGGAAGCCCGGTACCCGGCGGTGCGCCAGATGCTGACGATCCTGACGCGCGACGAGTCGTTCCACGTCCCGCTCAACGTCCACTTCCTGCGCGAGGCCCTGAAGCGCAGCCCGCCCTCGATGCGGATCAGGCTGCGCGCCATCTACACGACCCTCTTCGCGGCGCTGCTCGGGTCGGCGGCCGCGAGCCGCCGGCGCGCGCTCGCCTTCGACAGGATCCCTTTCCAAGTGCTCGCCAGCGCCTACGCCGAGCACCTCGGGCGGCTCTTCGTCCACGAGAGCGACCTCGACTTCGCCCCGCCGGAGCTGCTCCTGCGCCTGTTCGGGCACAGCCGGCGCGCGCTCGCGTCGTCCGAGGACCCGTCGGCCGTCAGCGTGCTCTCGGCGGAAGCGGCGGTCGATCGCGAGCGCGTCGTCGTGACGGCGCTCGGGGACGCGCGCCGCCCCCACGCGCCTCGCGGGCCGCGGGAGAAGCCGCCGAGCGCCCCCGCCGTGGCGCGGGATGCGGGGCGCCGGAGCTGA
- a CDS encoding HAD-IG family 5'-nucleotidase: MFFEQLELPLGGLYPQTEPTRIPRTRRVFVNRNLKLAGIDWVGFDMDYTLAIYNQTEMDNLSIQGTVTKLAARGYPEELLRRLRYPIHFPIRGLLIDKRFGHVLKMDRFKVVQRGYHGLRELTKDELRSLYQHRKIRPNTARYHWIDTLYALSEATLYAGIVDALEERGVALDYARLFTDIRECIDEAHRDGTILDVVLSDLPRFVERDPNLAQTLHKFRSAGKKLFLLTNSRWPFTEKMMTYLLGDAMPEYPSFRHYFDVIVVAAQKPAFFQERRPLLIRDGAEPRPATAPLERGAIYEGGNLNDFEKFLNISGDRVLYVGDHIYGDILRSKKESAWRTAMIIQEMEAEVAAHESCRREHMESALLEGRREELEDQLRFYQQRYKDLTRKIEEEQQKRNGATNGGGAPLLAEANGEHVRIDYATSFYEAERGRTKRAVERIRGQLRAVDAEVGKLEREIARRFHPYWGSLLKEANETSSFGDQVEEYACIYTSRVSNLLAYSPLQYFRSPRDLMPHEL, translated from the coding sequence GTGTTCTTCGAGCAGCTCGAGCTCCCCCTCGGAGGGCTCTATCCCCAGACCGAGCCCACGCGCATCCCACGGACCCGGCGCGTCTTCGTCAACCGCAACCTCAAGCTGGCGGGGATCGACTGGGTCGGCTTCGACATGGACTACACCCTGGCGATCTACAACCAGACCGAGATGGACAACCTCTCGATCCAGGGGACCGTCACGAAGCTCGCGGCGCGAGGCTACCCCGAGGAGCTCCTGCGGCGCCTCCGCTATCCGATCCACTTCCCGATCCGCGGCCTGCTGATCGACAAGCGCTTCGGCCACGTGCTCAAGATGGACCGGTTCAAGGTGGTCCAGCGCGGGTACCACGGCCTCCGGGAGCTCACGAAGGACGAGCTCCGGTCGCTCTACCAGCACCGCAAGATCCGGCCGAACACCGCCCGCTACCACTGGATCGACACGCTCTACGCGCTGAGCGAGGCCACGCTCTACGCCGGCATCGTCGACGCCCTCGAGGAGCGCGGCGTCGCGCTCGACTACGCGCGGCTGTTCACCGACATCCGCGAGTGCATCGACGAGGCGCACCGGGACGGCACCATCCTCGACGTCGTCCTGTCCGACCTGCCGCGCTTCGTCGAGCGGGACCCGAACCTGGCGCAGACGCTCCACAAGTTCCGCTCGGCGGGCAAGAAGCTCTTCTTGCTCACGAACTCGCGCTGGCCGTTCACCGAGAAGATGATGACGTACCTGCTCGGGGACGCGATGCCCGAGTACCCGAGCTTCCGGCACTACTTCGACGTCATCGTCGTCGCCGCGCAGAAGCCGGCGTTCTTCCAGGAGCGCCGCCCGCTGCTCATCCGCGACGGCGCCGAGCCCCGCCCCGCCACGGCGCCGCTCGAGCGCGGCGCCATCTACGAGGGCGGCAACCTCAACGACTTCGAGAAGTTCCTGAACATCTCCGGCGATCGGGTCCTCTACGTCGGCGATCACATCTACGGCGACATCCTCCGCTCCAAGAAGGAGAGCGCGTGGCGCACGGCGATGATCATCCAGGAGATGGAAGCGGAGGTCGCCGCCCACGAGTCCTGCCGCCGCGAGCACATGGAGAGCGCCCTGCTCGAGGGGCGCCGCGAGGAGCTCGAGGACCAGCTGCGCTTCTACCAGCAGCGCTACAAGGACCTCACCCGCAAGATCGAAGAGGAGCAGCAGAAGAGGAACGGCGCGACCAACGGGGGCGGAGCGCCGCTGCTCGCGGAGGCGAACGGCGAGCACGTCCGGATCGACTACGCGACGTCGTTCTACGAGGCCGAGCGGGGCCGCACCAAGCGCGCGGTCGAGCGCATCCGCGGCCAGCTCCGGGCCGTCGACGCGGAGGTCGGCAAGCTGGAGCGCGAGATCGCCCGCCGCTTCCACCCCTACTGGGGCTCGCTGCTCAAGGAGGCGAACGAGACGTCCAGCTTCG